AGAGTTGCACCAATTCCTGATTCCAATCACCAGCCTTACACTTAAGCCGAGTAGCCTGTGGTAGTAGTTCTTTTACAGCCCGTGCAGCTACATTGCCCGATTCATCCGGGTCAAAAGCCACCTGCACATTAGGGATATGCTGCAATTGCTCCACAGGTAAACTGTTGGGGCTATCAACTGCCATGTACAGTGTTCTCGTGGGTGGCACATCGCCTCTAACTTGATACTCCAGCATGGCTATTGACATAGCATTGATGGGCGATTTACACAGCACTAGTTTTTCTGGAGGGTCAGTCGGTTGTCCGCCCAGGTGAAAGTAAAACCAACCCTCACGGCGCTTAGTCCCTTTCTCGTAACCCTTAAAACTGTTATTCTCGCCCCGTGTCCCTCGCAAGAATGCACCTTTAGCATGGGGTAGATCGCCAAGATTCCGCATCACGAACACAGCATTTTGCTGATCATCAGCGTAAATTAGCCCCCGTTCGTGGAGAGATTGAACCAGATTCTCGCCTATTCCCCGGTTCTGGGTGAGGTAGTTAGAGACTAACTGCCATTTGGCTTTGTCCTCAACTGGTAGTCGGAATTGCGGACGAGGTTCAGACTGGATAATCTCACTTGTTGCATTCTTGGCGTGAGCGATCGCTGCTCTTTCTGCCCCGGCTTCCCCGAATCGATCACTGAGCCAAGCGATCGCTTCTCGGAAATTGCAAGAGTTAACGTGCATCACCAAATCAATCGCACCACCGCCGCCCTTCTGTTGCTCCAGTGAAAAATCGTAGAACTTCGACCCATTTATACTAATGATGTTACCGTGACCCCTCCATCGTCCTTGGTCATGATGCAGCCCCAACTCCCAGGCGACATCCTCTAAGAGCAAGTCTCGCAGTTGTTGAGTTTGTTGCTCTAATTCAGCAATTTGTTTTCGTAATAGTTCATTTTCTTTTGCTAGAGCTTTGGCTGTGGCTTCCATTTCTTCCTTGGAGTGAGTAGCCCTGTCACGGTCTGCGGCTTTGGCTTTTAACTGCTCAGGGTTTAAGTCTTCAGCTTCCAAGTCTCGCCCCGACTCAACAATCCGGTAGAACTCCTTGATATCTAAGTGTTGCGCTCTACTGCCTTTGAGTCCGCGTTCTAGACCAATCAGCCGCATTGTCTGGTAATACGATTCCTGAAATTGCTGAATTTTCTGCCTGCCATCAAAGAAATGACTACAGCGTAATTGCCCTTCATCATCCAAAGGCACGAAGTAAGCATGAATATGGGGGGTGGCTTCATCCAGGTGCAATTCTGCCCTGACAATGCGATCTCCATATTCATCCGCTAACCATTGGTGCGTGGCTTCTAGCCAAGCATCTAACCTCTGGGGATCATAATCCCCTGCTTGACTAGGATTGTCTGGGCGAAAATAACTGGGCGACGCACTCAATAATAATTCCACACAATAAACACCATCTGTCCGAATCTTCCGCTTTTGCTCATATTCGCCAATTTTAGCGAGTACCAAATTTTCTAACCTTTCTTCTGGATTAAGACTACCAATAAACCGGAGATTCTGTTGGGTTGGGTCGGCGTTAGGCGTTGGTCGCTCACGGGCTGTGTGGGCTGCACTCCCTGTCAGATTGCTCCGCTTTAATTTCTTTAATCTTGCTATAGCGTAAGACATTTCACTCTGACCCTGTTAAAATTATTTTCTCGGAAAATCCTCAATTTTTCGCCCAAAACGCCCCTCGAAAATGGCTAGAATTTAGAATAGCAAAAATAACCGTAGTAAGTACGGTTATTTTATCCTGCCACCGGAGAATTGTTGCAGCCTTTTGCTGTGGTTTCCCTAAAGCAGTTACAGGACAGTCGCAGAGGCGAGAAAAGAGATGCTCTAGGACAGTCATTTAGCAGTTTCAGGACGGCTGTAGAAGAGTGATAAAACAGTCCTGGGGAATAGTAATCTAGTATACAATTGAATGATTAAAACCCCACTAATTACATGGATTTAGTGGGAGTGATAATTAAGCTTGTCAAGGAAAAGGAATCGGCTTAGACTTTAATTAATTGAGTTTTCCATTTAATTCTACAAAGTGAAAGAGGAAATATTAGCGCGAATTAACGCGCAAAATCTTTGTGTGAGAAAAATGGAACAGAATCAAAAAGTAATTCTTTCAATCAAGCGAACAGCAGACACTATTGATGGACAGATAATTAACTATCTGCAAACGGAGCCGTTTGGCTTGGGGAAGCTACCAGAAATAGTGATGATGACTCTCAAAGAATATTGGTTGCCTTTCACTATTTGTGATGCTGGCGCAGGGAGTAAAGAACTGAGGCGGGGGGCAATTTGGGCAATCAAGCGATTAGAAGCGCAAGCTGCCTTGATTAGAGAAACATTTCTAGAATCTAGTGCAGACAGTGGAGAGCCAATGCTCAACGATAGCCAACTTTGGGATGAGAGTGGTGACGGTTTGTTCACAATAGAACCGTCAGAGGATTTGAAGCAGATTAATAGGTTGTTCGGTGTTTAATAATTGGGTGAGAAAATGAATAGAGTTTCACAAGTTTTGACAAAAATGGTTGCTACCTTTGATTTAGGAGGTAGCCAGAGCAAAGGGATTGTGCAGATATATCCTGATGGTCTACCAATGGTAATAGCAATGGAACCCGAAGTAGCGGATGTGCGAAGAGAATCAATTACACACCTGGGAAATCGATTGTATTCTGATTATGTTTGGGTGGGAATTGGCGAAGAATACTATGCTTTAGGCGCTTTAGCCAAAGATGCTTTTGCAGGTACAGCAGCACTTAAAGATTTGAAGTATCATTATGCCCTGCCAAAAATAACTGGTTTGCTGTGGTGGGCTTGTCATCAATTAGATTTGAAGGCTGTAGAAGCTTATGTAGACTTGCTTTTACCACCTGGAGAAATATCTGATGGTGGCGAATTAGGTAAAAAATTGGCATCAGTTTTAAGCCAGGGTGTCATCACGCCTACGGGAAAACTAAAAGCTAAGTTGCGTAACTTTCAGGTAGCCCCAGAAGGTAGTGGAATTCTCGCTTATCGAAGACGTGGATTAGGTGAATCATTCAAACAGAAAAACATTGGATTGCTGATGTTGGGTTATCGTAATGCTTCTTTTCTTTTGTTCAAAAAAGGTAATCCAGGTGCTTCAGAATCTACAGATTTAGGTATGAATTGGGTGGTAGAACAATTTGTTGAGCGAACTTCTGTTGGATTATTAAAAAATGACAAGCGATTACCTAAAGCCTTAGTAGAAGCCAGCAAAGGCAATTTGAATGCGCTTCGTTCTTTGTCGCGCAAAAGTGGTGAAGAAATTGAATCTGATTTAAAGTTATTTAATTCAGTTCTCCCAATTGTGCGCGATGATTACTGTCGCGCTTTAATTCGTTGGATTAGAAATATAGCTGCATTTAATGAAGTTGTTATTTGCGGGGGTACATCTGAGTTTGTACGCCCTGAATTAACAGAACATTTCCAAAAAGAAGGTATACCGATTTCTTGGAATGGAGGTGTTGATATTCCCAAACCACTTGATACTCTGGGTTTAGGGGACAGAGTGGCCGATGTTTGGACTGCACATATTACCTATATTAAAGAACTGGACAATCATTTTGGTTACAAACGCACTCAACCATTGGTTCCAGATAACTATCAACATCCAGGTGTCCGAAATCGCACTCTTGAAACAGACCTTTGGAATGGCAAGCAGAATAGCTTTTTGACCATATAATCCCAACCCTTTAATTCGCAATTAAAAGATTTCGGTTTTTGGTAGAAGCGATCGCATAAATTTCTTCCACCAAAATCTCAATAAACATTGCTGATGCACTAAATTTATGCCAACAGACATCGAACAGCAAACCCAAAAGTTATTACAATTCGCACAAGAACAGAACTTTGATGAGCGTTATCTAGGTTATTTTGGTGATGTTTGGCAAGAGGCTGGCGTAAAAGACCTCTCGAAAGCCACTACTCAGGATGCCGAAAAAGCTCTACAAGTTCTAGCCAACAGTGCGGCTAGTGGAGAATTTGTAAAGGCATGGTTGTCTGTTGCAGTTCGCCAGGGTGTTCCGTCCAATGTGTTGGAATACATTCTTGAAAGTGATATTGATGGCGACGGACGGACGTTGGCGCAGGAAATTTTTGTTGATGGCACAGATCCCTTAGAACAAGATTCCCCTGCGCCACAGCAAGCAATTAATGTCCGAAGTCAAGGCATCGAACTAGAGCTTTAGCATGAAATTGCAAAAAAATCTACAGAAATAAGTACGAATTTTTTTGTACTCCTGTAGATTGTTTTAGCAGAACTCAGCAGATACACTCTGTTTGGATAACTCAAGATATTCCTCTTTCACTTTTCATAACACCACTCTAGTAATATCAATTCTTTAATGCAAATTATTGATATTACTGAATATTTACCAAACAAATTTGAGGAAAATATGCAGCACCAATTGACAACACTGAATGGCTCCAGCAAGCATACACAAATATCTCAACCACAGATGTTAAACTCTGATTTAACTCCAATTCAGTACCAGCAAAAATTAGAGGCTTTACTTTTTCAAAAAGCGGAACGAGGCGAAAATTTAGAACCCTGTATTAATGCCTTAAATTACTTTGTCAGTCAGAACAAACAACTTGACTTGCTCAACAAAGTTTACACTGATGCCAAAAAAGAATTGTCAGTATTTAGCTCTGTTCAGAGAGTAGCTATAACTGTTTTTGCTATTCTCGGTATGATTGGCGTTTTCAATGGGGCTTTTACTCAGGCTCGGCACAATCCAGCTTCAGTTAATGCCCCTGTTCAAGCACCCTAATTGGTATCAAAGGGTAGACTGCTGATTTTTTCACGAGTAAGTCTACCTCCACTACGAGTGATGTCTAACGACAAGCCGCAAGCATCTACGCAGTAATATCAATGAAATAAAACCAGTGGAGCTAATTGTTTCCTTCATCATTGTTGTTGTAATACTTTTGATAGTTTGGGCATTAAGTCCAACCAAGAAGTTTAAACGACGACTAAAAAGGAAGAAATCACCCAAACGCCAAACAAAACATCAGCGCAACATCAACCACGCTAACGCAGTCCTGCAATGGCTCCGTAGCAAACACCCTGAACCAAAATTACCCACAGTAATAGCCACGCTGCGTAAAATTAGTCCCTATGTTTTTGAAGAATTACTGTTAACTTGTTGTCAAGAACAAGGGTGGCAGATTAAACGCAATTTCAGTTATAGCGGAGATGGGGGTGTTGATGGTCGGGTTTGGGTTTCGGGCAGTTTATATCTGATTCAAGCCAAGCGTTATGCGGATTATATTAACCCGCAGCATATACAACAGTTCCAGCAAACTATTGAACAACTCGGTGCTAGTGGAGGGTTTTTCATTCACACAGGGAAAACTGGGGACAAATCAAAACAGATGATTGGTGATTGTCCCCAGGTGATTCTTGTTAGTGGGCAGAAGTTGGTTGATTTTGTTTTGGGTAAGCCCGTCCAAATAACATCAACCTCGCTGTTTATTTAGATGAACGGTGGTGTGTCTAAATCGAAGGGTAAACTGCTTGGTTCTTCGTTGTTTCTTAGGTCTACTTCCATTTGCTGGCGGCGTTGTTGGTATGTGCCGTTGGCAGGTTTGAGACTTCGCATTAGCCAAGCGCCATAGTTAATCCCTTGTTCGGCGTGGGATGCTGACATTTTATTGAAGTTTTCTACTTCAATCTGTTGACGGCGTTCCATTTCTGCCAACCATCCCTCGCTAATTCCCTGTTTTAACGCAGACTCAATATAGTCGGCTCTAAGAGTACCGTCTGGGTTAAATTGTTTCTTTTCCTCAGAAGTGAAGAAGTCGTAGGCTGTGTACTCTATCC
This window of the Aulosira sp. FACHB-615 genome carries:
- the mobV gene encoding MobV family relaxase; protein product: MSYAIARLKKLKRSNLTGSAAHTARERPTPNADPTQQNLRFIGSLNPEERLENLVLAKIGEYEQKRKIRTDGVYCVELLLSASPSYFRPDNPSQAGDYDPQRLDAWLEATHQWLADEYGDRIVRAELHLDEATPHIHAYFVPLDDEGQLRCSHFFDGRQKIQQFQESYYQTMRLIGLERGLKGSRAQHLDIKEFYRIVESGRDLEAEDLNPEQLKAKAADRDRATHSKEEMEATAKALAKENELLRKQIAELEQQTQQLRDLLLEDVAWELGLHHDQGRWRGHGNIISINGSKFYDFSLEQQKGGGGAIDLVMHVNSCNFREAIAWLSDRFGEAGAERAAIAHAKNATSEIIQSEPRPQFRLPVEDKAKWQLVSNYLTQNRGIGENLVQSLHERGLIYADDQQNAVFVMRNLGDLPHAKGAFLRGTRGENNSFKGYEKGTKRREGWFYFHLGGQPTDPPEKLVLCKSPINAMSIAMLEYQVRGDVPPTRTLYMAVDSPNSLPVEQLQHIPNVQVAFDPDESGNVAARAVKELLPQATRLKCKAGDWNQELVQLSQKLNPQKNEAMEL
- a CDS encoding ParM/StbA family protein, with amino-acid sequence MNRVSQVLTKMVATFDLGGSQSKGIVQIYPDGLPMVIAMEPEVADVRRESITHLGNRLYSDYVWVGIGEEYYALGALAKDAFAGTAALKDLKYHYALPKITGLLWWACHQLDLKAVEAYVDLLLPPGEISDGGELGKKLASVLSQGVITPTGKLKAKLRNFQVAPEGSGILAYRRRGLGESFKQKNIGLLMLGYRNASFLLFKKGNPGASESTDLGMNWVVEQFVERTSVGLLKNDKRLPKALVEASKGNLNALRSLSRKSGEEIESDLKLFNSVLPIVRDDYCRALIRWIRNIAAFNEVVICGGTSEFVRPELTEHFQKEGIPISWNGGVDIPKPLDTLGLGDRVADVWTAHITYIKELDNHFGYKRTQPLVPDNYQHPGVRNRTLETDLWNGKQNSFLTI
- a CDS encoding restriction endonuclease gives rise to the protein MELIVSFIIVVVILLIVWALSPTKKFKRRLKRKKSPKRQTKHQRNINHANAVLQWLRSKHPEPKLPTVIATLRKISPYVFEELLLTCCQEQGWQIKRNFSYSGDGGVDGRVWVSGSLYLIQAKRYADYINPQHIQQFQQTIEQLGASGGFFIHTGKTGDKSKQMIGDCPQVILVSGQKLVDFVLGKPVQITSTSLFI